The Rhizoctonia solani chromosome 13, complete sequence nucleotide sequence CGAGCTATATGTAGGATATATAAATTTGAGTAGGGCACAGACGGGAGAGAGATCTAGAGTTGCAGAGACACGTGGGTGGGCCGGTTTGGGCGTCTAGTGTCTATCTTATCGGCGTTAGTGGAAACACCAGCTCCGAGTCGCTCACCAATATCTGATTGGAAATAAAGATGACTCTCTTGCTTGCTTCATTTCGGGTGAGATTTTGCGGCAAGTCCTTGCTCAGTCGCGCTTAGCATGAATCACGAAGTACTCCAGGATGAGCCCTGCTTTTTCCCTCCAGACGCGGGCTGGACGTTTATTCTGGTATATTTTCTCGGCTTGCCCTGACCATAGAATTATGCGTAGTGCTTGTTTTCTATCAAACACTTTCTGTCCCGTCGGCTGAAATAAACTACATCCTGACATATAAGCTGGCGGATATGCCGTGTATCTAGAGTGTAGTAATGTGACCCACATATGATAGACTAGATTATGATTAACCGACATGCACCAGTGCGCCCTAGGCCTCTCCTCCCGAATCAATCGAATCCCAGGATGCAACGCCGGGCTATATTACCAGACACACAAGACAGGAGACCGGGACAGCTGTCTGGAATTAAAGTACACATACATCTTAAGAACAAGTAGCCGCATAATCATAAACACTAAAAAAAAACCATAGAATACCCACGACCACACTAAGCGTTCATCATACCTCGGCGGGTATAGGCAAAACCAAACATCGTGAGTTCACATAGTCGCCCCACGTTACCGGACTTCCTCCAGAGCCTGCTCCATGCCAAAGGTGGTCAAGCACAAACGAAAAGTCCGCTCCGCGCAACAGACAGGCATCGGTCTTCTGAGATGCCTGGATCTTCTTGCGGAGGATCGCACGGTGCCTTTCTTTTCGCCAGCTACCCCAGCCTGTGGCGTGCAGTACGGCTATCTGTTAGCGACCGACCAAGTATTTATGGTATAACACTTACAATCAGACATGGGATAAATAAATGCGTCTCCAATGGACTACCAGCCTCAACAGCACTTGCCAGTTGCGCAACTTGCTGCACTAGCGGTTCAACACGGCCGTCACACGATCTCGCCTCGCACATTCCCTAACAACCCACTATCAATGCTGGTCACGTCCCAAACTAAACGACTCCAACCATGTATAGATATATCAAGGCTGCTTGCCTCCAAGCCTCCTGGACTGCCAGGCGAGTGACAATCTTGACGGCTGGTCGTTGTAGTCGACCGGCGCTTTCCATTTTCGAACGGCTGCTTCGCACTCTTCGAGTCCATGCGCACTTGTGGCATCTTGATTCATGAGCCGTGACGCCCTGTGCGCATTGACCCGAGCAAGCGCTATCAGAACGACAATGGGGCAAGCAAATGCAGGCTCCAAGAATAAGTCTTTGCGTGGCCTGTGGTCGTTTGGACCAAGAGTAGTGTCATAGTGAATCAAAGGTGCGATGCCGAATGACAGAGCAGAAACCGTGTCCATAAGTGTGAACTTGCCCAACTCGTGCCTTGGCCCGTGAAGCGCCGGGAAAGTGAAATGGCTGAATCTCCCGTCCATAAATCAGGATATTTTACGGCCAGCTGAAGAAACATCGGTGCGCCTTTCGGAAGATCGTATATCCAATTGAGCTGTTCAGAATCATGAAGCATATACTGCGAGCTTTTGGTGTGTCAGTAGTGCCAGGATAAATAAAGGAGAGACATCTACTCACATTGCAGTTCGAAGCCAAGCGATCGGCTAGGTGGCCCACATTACTCTCCACAAGGCAGACTGGGTTCCAGGATTCGATTGTGGAAGGTATCTATCCACCTATACCCTTGCCAGTTGGTGTCGTCGAGCAACGCCTGGGATATTCTCGCACCAAGATACAAGGTCTTGCAGATGAGATGGGAGCCTCGTACGAGGTAGTTAGTGAGGCCCAATTCGACCGGATATGGGAATGGACGGAAAGCTATTCGATGTGCAAGCCGTGTATCTGAG carries:
- a CDS encoding Fungal specific transcription factor domain, with amino-acid sequence MSDCWGSWRKERHRAILRKKIQASQKTDACLLRGADFSFVLDHLWHGAGSGGSPVTWGDYVNSRCLVLPIPAEV
- a CDS encoding Fungal Zn(2)-Cys(6) binuclear cluster domain; its protein translation is MDTVSALSFGIAPLIHYDTTLGPNDHRPRKDLFLEPAFACPIVVLIALARVNAHRASRLMNQDATSAHGLEECEAAVRKWKAPVDYNDQPSRLSLAWQSRRLGGKQP